The Granulicella cerasi region GCAGCCTGTCCGGCAGAGTTGCCTCCACCCACGATGAAGACGTCCTTACCCTGCACAGTCGCAGCTTCCGTTCGAGAAGCTCCGTAGAGCACGCCGCGGCCGATCAGCGGATCAATGCCATCAGCCTGCAAACGACGCCAATCGACGCCTGTGGCGAGGATGACCGTCCGAGTGCTTACGCGCTGGCCGCCATCAAGCTCGACACAGTAGCGTGAATGCTGAATCGGATCGATCTTCTTCACCTCGCGGGTGAGTACGATCTCAGCACCAAACTGACGCGCCTGCCGAATCGCGCGATCGCTCAATTCGTCGCCAGAGATTCCGCTTGGAAAGCCGAGATAGTTTTCAATGCGCGAAGAGGTCGCAGCCTGCCCGCCAGCAGCCGCCCGCTCAATCAACAGCACACGCAGCCCCTCGCTCGCGCCGTACACTGCAGCCGCAAGTCCCGCAGGACCTCCGCCGACAACGACCACGTCATACTCTTCCTGCGAAGGCTCCACCTTGAAGCCTAGCCGTTCCGCGACGTTGCGCACCGTCGGCGACTCACCGAGGCAGTAAGACTGATCGATCACCACCGCTGGCCCCTTATGTTCAGGAGACATGCAGCCGGGAACGCGCTCAGGTTCGCGCTCACGATCGATCCACTCATACGGAATGCGGTTCATCGTAAGAAACGTTCGTATGTCACGACAATCCGTGTCGTACTGGCTGCCCACCACGAGCACGCGGTTCACCGGCCAGTTCAGCGCACGCTCCTGCACCGACGAGAGACGGTTGTTGAGCGTCTTCAGGATGATCGCGCCGCACTCCTCGGACTCGCGGATCATCTCGTGGAAGTCCTGACGCTCAAATCGGGCCAGCCGCGTCGGCCCCTTCGCTTTTACCGATGCGAAAGCAGGAGCACCGAGCAGCAGCGGGATCTCCCCAAAGAAATCTCCGCGCTTGTAGTGGTGCATCTCCTGGCTATGGCCGAGATGCTCCTTGATGAGCGTCAAATCGCCATCAAGCAGCACGAAGAAATAAGGCTCCTGTCCATCGCGAAGCGCGTACTCTCCGTCTTCAAGATGCACGTCTGCGGCGTGCAGCGCCATGCGGCGACGCATCTGTTCGTCCATGCAGTCGAAAATCTTGATTCCGGCGAGCTCTTCAGCAACGATCATGTTTCTATTCTCCCACCTCAGCGAGTAGAAGGAAACTGCGGCCTAGGTGGCATTGCGGAAGGTGCGTGCCAACTCCAGGAATGCCTTGAGAGGGCCGCTCGTACGTCGAATCGGCCACGCCATCACGAGATCGACATAAGCTTCTGCACCTTGCAGAGGAACAAAAGACAACTCGTTGAGTGCGAGAAAACGCGAGCCCGCAGCCACCACCGATATGCCTTCGCCCGCTTCGACCAGGGAGAGCACTCCGCTCGATACTGAAGCTGTCGCTCCGATGTTCGGAGAGTAGCCTGCCTGCGCGCAAAGCTTGAGCACGCGATCGTAAAGCGACGATGACGTGACACGCTCGGAGAGAACGAAGCGCTCGTCTCGCAACAAAGCAATCGGAATCTCTTTACGGTCAGCCAGTTTATGGTCTTTGAGCATGGCGACATAGAG contains the following coding sequences:
- a CDS encoding FAD-dependent oxidoreductase, whose translation is MIVAEELAGIKIFDCMDEQMRRRMALHAADVHLEDGEYALRDGQEPYFFVLLDGDLTLIKEHLGHSQEMHHYKRGDFFGEIPLLLGAPAFASVKAKGPTRLARFERQDFHEMIRESEECGAIILKTLNNRLSSVQERALNWPVNRVLVVGSQYDTDCRDIRTFLTMNRIPYEWIDREREPERVPGCMSPEHKGPAVVIDQSYCLGESPTVRNVAERLGFKVEPSQEEYDVVVVGGGPAGLAAAVYGASEGLRVLLIERAAAGGQAATSSRIENYLGFPSGISGDELSDRAIRQARQFGAEIVLTREVKKIDPIQHSRYCVELDGGQRVSTRTVILATGVDWRRLQADGIDPLIGRGVLYGASRTEAATVQGKDVFIVGGGNSAGQAAMFFANYAKSVTLVVRGEGLHLTMSQYLIGQLELRKNVEMLNYAVITRVDGDGHLERLWIQRNGGEAVEYTADALFVMIGADANTDWLPKSLQRDERGYICTGRDVSDLPNWKGTRTPYLLETNLPGIFCAGDVRHDSIKRVSSGVGEGSMAIAFVHQYLSMMDNQNAAV